Proteins co-encoded in one Osmerus mordax isolate fOsmMor3 chromosome 11, fOsmMor3.pri, whole genome shotgun sequence genomic window:
- the map6b gene encoding microtubule-associated protein 6 homolog isoform X1, translating to MAWPCITRACCINRFWSELDKGDIAVPLVFTKYSDVAEVHHLHPQPQPRQKRTGPIAVETLPPLGDEATASKAPPAGAALSKDGSSASVMRQDFKAWKVRPEPSCKPRNEYHPSATPFNNVTQYQKDYKPWPIPKKGDHPWIPKPSPTSAVQEGGYGGAPPKAAPEEDSGVEKSEIEEKVQEKESKDTLKKSMKREKTIEEKLNAKTGEQPPADVTAERKGRAAADALNRQIKEVVSTGSSYRNEFKAYTDVKPVKSFKAQSQYKAPTEEKASLETSYSATYKGEQVKAQPTDNKVQERRRIRSLYNEPGKEPTKTEKPASRSKPKKTPTTTTSKMVKKAKEKQIAGTQSAKKKSSTSTPESKPEGVVTKKSKEISNRLAESKQ from the exons ATGGCGTGGCCGTGCATCACGCGGGCTTGCTGCATTAATCGTTTCTGGAGTGAGTTAGACAAAGGCGACATCGCTGTGCCCTTGGTCTTCACAAAATACTCAGATGTGGCTGAGGTgcaccacctccatcctcaaccCCAACCCAGACAGAAGAGGACCGGTCCTATCGCCGTAGAAACCCTACCTCCGCTGGGCGATGAGGCCACCGCGAGCAAGGCACCGCCCGCTGGTGCCGCATTGAGTAAAGATGGCTCTAGTGCGTCCGTGATGCGCCAAGACTTCAAGGCTTGGAAAGTGCGCCCTGAGCCCAGTTGCAAGCCCAGGAATGAATATCACCCCTCGGCGACCCCTTTCAACAACGTAACACAGTATCAGAAGGATTATAAACCCTGGCCGATACCGAAAAAGGGGGATCACCCCTGGATACCCAAACCCAGCCCCACCTCTGCTGTGCAGGAAGGGGGTTATGGGGGTGCCCCGCCAAAGGCAGCACCCGAGGAAGACAGCGGGGTAGAGAAGAGTGAAATCGAGGAGAAAGTACAAGAGAAAGAATCTAAAGATACGTTAAAGAAATCCATGAAAAGGGAGAAGACCATAGAGGAAAAATTAAATGCTAAAACGGGAGAACAACCACCGGCAGATGTCACTGcggagagaaaaggaagagcGGCAGCAGATGCACTGAACAGGCAGATTAAGGAGGTCGTTTCAACGGGAAGCTCCTACAG GAATGAGTTCAAGGCGTACACAGATGTGAAGCCAGTAAAGTCCTTCAAGGCCCAGTCTCAGTACAAAGCCCCCACTGAGGAGAAGGCCAGTCTGGAGACCAGCTACAGTGCCACCTATAAGGGAGAGCAGGTCAAGGCGCAGCCTACTGACAACAAGGTCCAGGAACGCAGGAGGATACGCAGTCTGTATAATGAACCTGGCAAGGAACCCACCAAG ACGGAGAAGCCAGCGTCTCGCTCCAAACCTAAGAAGACACCGACGACAACAACAAGCAAAATGGTGAAGAAGGCAAAAGAGAAGCAGATTGCTGGAACACAGTCAGCCAAGAAAAAATCATCCACGAGCACCCCAGAGTCAAAGCCAGAGGGAGTGGTCACAAAGAAAAGCAAAGAGATAAGCAATAGACTTGCTGAGTCAAAACAGTGA
- the map6b gene encoding microtubule-associated protein 6 homolog isoform X2 yields the protein MAWPCITRACCINRFWSELDKGDIAVPLVFTKYSDVAEVHHLHPQPQPRQKRTGPIAVETLPPLGDEATASKAPPAGAALSKDGSSASVMRQDFKAWKVRPEPSCKPRNEYHPSATPFNNVTQYQKDYKPWPIPKKGDHPWIPKPSPTSAVQEGGYGGAPPKAAPEEDSGVEKSEIEEKVQEKESKDTLKKSMKREKTIEEKLNAKTGEQPPADVTAERKGRAAADALNRQIKEVVSTGSSYRNEFKAYTDVKPVKSFKAQSQYKAPTEEKASLETSYSATYKGEQVKAQPTDNKVQERRRIRSLYNEPGKEPTKDCSETESSSVLDLL from the exons ATGGCGTGGCCGTGCATCACGCGGGCTTGCTGCATTAATCGTTTCTGGAGTGAGTTAGACAAAGGCGACATCGCTGTGCCCTTGGTCTTCACAAAATACTCAGATGTGGCTGAGGTgcaccacctccatcctcaaccCCAACCCAGACAGAAGAGGACCGGTCCTATCGCCGTAGAAACCCTACCTCCGCTGGGCGATGAGGCCACCGCGAGCAAGGCACCGCCCGCTGGTGCCGCATTGAGTAAAGATGGCTCTAGTGCGTCCGTGATGCGCCAAGACTTCAAGGCTTGGAAAGTGCGCCCTGAGCCCAGTTGCAAGCCCAGGAATGAATATCACCCCTCGGCGACCCCTTTCAACAACGTAACACAGTATCAGAAGGATTATAAACCCTGGCCGATACCGAAAAAGGGGGATCACCCCTGGATACCCAAACCCAGCCCCACCTCTGCTGTGCAGGAAGGGGGTTATGGGGGTGCCCCGCCAAAGGCAGCACCCGAGGAAGACAGCGGGGTAGAGAAGAGTGAAATCGAGGAGAAAGTACAAGAGAAAGAATCTAAAGATACGTTAAAGAAATCCATGAAAAGGGAGAAGACCATAGAGGAAAAATTAAATGCTAAAACGGGAGAACAACCACCGGCAGATGTCACTGcggagagaaaaggaagagcGGCAGCAGATGCACTGAACAGGCAGATTAAGGAGGTCGTTTCAACGGGAAGCTCCTACAG GAATGAGTTCAAGGCGTACACAGATGTGAAGCCAGTAAAGTCCTTCAAGGCCCAGTCTCAGTACAAAGCCCCCACTGAGGAGAAGGCCAGTCTGGAGACCAGCTACAGTGCCACCTATAAGGGAGAGCAGGTCAAGGCGCAGCCTACTGACAACAAGGTCCAGGAACGCAGGAGGATACGCAGTCTGTATAATGAACCTGGCAAGGAACCCACCAAG GACTGTTCTGAGACTGAAAGCAGCTCTGTTCTAGATCTGCTGTAG